In Thermoanaerobaculia bacterium, the genomic window GGAGGCGGAGAGGAGCGAGAGCCGCGGGCCGCAGACGGGACACGCGTTCGGCTGCGCATGGAAACGACGGTCGGCCGGGTCCTCGTATTCTCTCCGGCAGTCGGGGCACATCGGAAAGGAGGACATCGTGGTCGCGGGCCGGTCGTACGGGACCGCCTCGGCGATCGTGAACCTCGGGCCGCAGTTCGTGCAGTTGGTGAACGCATAGCGATAACGGCGATCGCCCGGATCGAAGATCTCGGAAAGACACGCGTCGCAGGTCGCCATGTCGGGCGGGAGAGAAACGCGAAGGCCCTCGGTTTCACGGCTCGAAACGATCACGAACTCGCGCCCCGGCTCCGGCGGTATCGGGCGCGATTCGACCGCGCGGATCTCGGCGGCCGGCGGCGGGGACGTGCGGATCCCGAGCAGGAAACTCTCGATCGCCGATTCGCGGCCGAAGGCGTCGATCGTGACGCCGCGCGAGTCGTTCGAGACGCGCCCGGCGATGCCGTTTTCGCGCGCGAGCCGCCAGACCCAGGGCCGGAATCCGACCCCCTGGACCGTGCCCTGGATCTCGATGCGAATCCCGGTCTCGTTCACTGCCCCGACGTTAGGCGCGGGGCTCGCGGCCCGGGAGGTGCGAATGCATCAATCTGCGCAAATCGCTCACGGCGCGAGAGGACGAGAGGCGGTCCGAATGGGCGCGGATCCCGCTGAGCGGGGACGAGATCGGCGCCTAACCGACGACAATGCGTTCGCCGTCGACGATGGCGGGCACGAGGCGGAGCGGGTACGGCGGCGGTCCCGCGACCGGGTTTCCATTCTCGTCGAACCGGCCGTCGTGGCACGCACAGAGATAGCGGCGCGAAGCCGGCTCCCACTTCACGACGCAGCCCGTGTGCGTGCAGCGAAGGAGACGCGCGGTCACCCCGCTCTCTTCGCGGAAGACCTCCACCGGGTTCTCGCCGACCATGACGGTGACGCGGCGCCCGCCGGCGAGGTCGGATGATGCCACCACGATCTGCCCGGACTTCACCGACCCGCCGCCTCCGTTCGCGCAGGCGCCCGAGGCCAGCTCCGCCGCGATCAGCATTCCGGCGCCGCCGAGGATCCGCCGCCGGTCGATTTCGGTCATCGTGAGGCGAGCGCGGGAGCGCCGCGCTTTTCGGCGAGCGCGTTTTCGAGGAGCGCGTACCAGGCGTCCATGCCCGCGCCGGTGCGAGAGGACGTGACGAGAAAGGCGCCCGACGGGTTGAGCGCCGCGACCTGGTCGCGGACCGCACCCAGATCGAATTCCACGTGCTCGAGGAGATCGGCCTTCGTGACGACGGTCACGGCGGCGCGCGCGAAGATCGCCGGATACTTGAACGGCTTGTCGTCGCCTTCGGTGACCGACAGGAGCGCGACCTTGAAGTCCTCGCCGAGATCGTAGGAGGTCGGGCAGATCAGATTCCCGACGTTCTCGATCAGGAGGAGGTCGAGCGTCGAGAGGCGTCCGTTCTCCTCCGCGAGCGCTTTCTCGATCTGCCGCGCGTCGAGATGGCAGGCGCCCCCCGTCAGGATCTGGCGCGCCGGGATTCCCTGGCGCCGGAGGCGATCCGCATCCCGCTCCGTCGCGATGTCGCCGTCGAGCGCGCCGAGCCGGAGCCGGTCGCGCAGCGCCCGGGCCGTCGCTTCGAGGAAGGTCGTCTTTCCCGAGCCGGGGGAGGAGATGAGGTTCACGACGAGGGTTCCCGTCAGACGGAAACCGCTTCGCAGCGATTCGGCGGCCGCGGCGTTGGTCGCGAGCACCTTCTGGCGAACGTCGATCTCGGTCATGCGTCTCCTCCTTCGAAAGCCACGCTCCGCACGTCGAGCTCGTCGCCGCCGGTGACGGCGAGCGCGTCGCCGCAGATCGGGCAGAGGCGGAGCCAGCTCCCCGGAGCGCGCTCCGCGATCTCGCCGCAGGCGGCGCAACGCTGCGTCGCCCGCCGCCATTCGACGACGAGCCGGGCTCGGGCGTCGGGAGTTCCGGAGACGACCGCCTCCCACGCGAACCCCAGGAGCTCCGGTTCGACCGCCGAAAGTTCCCCGACGACGAGAGTGACCGATTCGATCGCGCCCCCGCCCCGGGCGTCGGCGGCGTCCCGGGCGATACGGTACGCGTCGGCCGCGAGGCCGGTCTCGTGCATCAGATTTTCCCTTTCGCGCGCGGCATTTCGATCGGAGTATGCGTTCGCTCCTCCCGGCCCGACTGATGCAAATGCTTCGTTCGATCCCGATGGAAATGATGAATTTGCATTTTGGCCGCCAGTTCGAGCGGGGCGCATCGTTCGATTACAGCAAACGAAGCGGAACACTCGAACGGTCCCGCTCGCAGGAGGTCGGTATGACGTCGACGGACGTGGAGCTCAGGTCCGAGCGGAGATCCCGAGTGGATCGCCGCGATTTCATCCGCGTGTGCACGATGGCCCTGGCGGCCGTCGGCATGCCGTACGCGGCGGCGGCGAAGGTCGCGCGGGCGATCCAGGCGAAGAAGCTGAAACCCTCCGTGATCTGGCTGCACTTCCAGGAGTGCACCGGGTGCACCGAGTCGCTCCTGCGGACGTCTCACCCCGCGGTCGGCGAGTTGATCCTCGATCTGATCTCGCTCGACTACCACGAGACCTTGTTCGCGGCGGCGGGCCACCAGGCCGAAGCGGCGCTCCAGAAGGCGATGCGGGACAACGCCGGGAAGTACGTCGTCGTGATCGAGGGCGCGATTCCGGTCAAGG contains:
- a CDS encoding Rieske 2Fe-2S domain-containing protein, which produces MTEIDRRRILGGAGMLIAAELASGACANGGGGSVKSGQIVVASSDLAGGRRVTVMVGENPVEVFREESGVTARLLRCTHTGCVVKWEPASRRYLCACHDGRFDENGNPVAGPPPYPLRLVPAIVDGERIVVG
- the hypB gene encoding hydrogenase nickel incorporation protein HypB yields the protein MTEIDVRQKVLATNAAAAESLRSGFRLTGTLVVNLISSPGSGKTTFLEATARALRDRLRLGALDGDIATERDADRLRRQGIPARQILTGGACHLDARQIEKALAEENGRLSTLDLLLIENVGNLICPTSYDLGEDFKVALLSVTEGDDKPFKYPAIFARAAVTVVTKADLLEHVEFDLGAVRDQVAALNPSGAFLVTSSRTGAGMDAWYALLENALAEKRGAPALASR
- a CDS encoding hydrogenase maturation nickel metallochaperone HypA, translating into MHETGLAADAYRIARDAADARGGGAIESVTLVVGELSAVEPELLGFAWEAVVSGTPDARARLVVEWRRATQRCAACGEIAERAPGSWLRLCPICGDALAVTGGDELDVRSVAFEGGDA